AGATGCTGCCATGAGTTTCGAAGGAGACCGCCTATGATGTGTGGGAGGCGTTGCGCTCCATGCATGTGGGCGTCGAGTGTGTCCGGGAGGCAAGGGTCCAGTCGTTGCAAGCTGATCTTGATAATCTCGAGACGAGTTATGCGGAATCTATTGATAATTTCGCTGAGAAGTTCACGACGCTATCCGTGAGCTCGGAGATGAGGTGGAGGAGAAGTATGTTGTGAAGAAGCTGCTGCGATCCGTCTCCACCAAGTTCATCAATGTTGCTTCGACGATGGTGCTGTTCGGAGACACCAACAAGATGTCCATGGAGGAGGCCATTAGATGATTTAAGGCTCATGAAGAGCTTCTCAAGGGACGGGAGGTCCGATCTGAGCAGCGGCTCCTCATGGCAAGTGGAGAAATCCGTGCTAAGTGCTAGCGCCTTTTACTATGCTTGCACGCCTCAGCGTCGATGTCGCCACAAGCGTCGAGTTGCTGCCCGGCCAGAATCGTTGCCATTAACGTCATGTGATTAATGTGCTAGCACAGCACCCTCCTCCGACCTGTAAAAGGGCATCATTGAGGTCTCCACCATCCAGTGCTTGCCAAGCCATCCTACTGGCCAGATCGTTCACCATCTCTGAGTCTCTCATTCTCTCCACCAGTGCTCTTTACCACATAAAACATGATGCTGACGGATCTCCTTTCTCAAGACATTCCCCGCTAAGGTGAGACACCAGAGAGCCTCTCCACCATCAACTCCGCCTCTCCATCATCTCTATCCGATCCTCCCTGCTGTACCCGATCTCCTCATGACTCATGAGCTTCCAGAGCTGCAACCATGGCCGCCCATGGCCCCCTCTCTTCCAAGCACCAATGTACATTGTGGGCACCCAAACTGAGTTGtcatcctcctctctctccctatgCCCTTGGATTCGCAATCGTGCTTGGATTCGCCGGTCTGGTGGAGCTCCGGCGAGCCCCACGGCTCCGTGCGGCGTCGTGCATGTTGCACCCCTGCAGCGCTGCAAAACCGCTGTGGAAAGCCATGCCAGGGGGTTATTTGAATGGTTTTGCAAAGATGAGGGGGTAAAATATCCAGTTTTATAGTTAGGGGGTTTAATTAGTCCACTTACAAtaggttgggggggggggttatACAGACTTCTTCGTATCTTTTCTAGGTGACACTAACTAAACACAGGAGGGCTGTTTGAATGAGAAATGTTTCCCAAGGAATTTTAGGATTTAGAATATAATGAACTGAATCTGAAGGACATGGAATGAAATAACAGGCCCTTAATATTGTTTCTGGTTCGGCAGTGTGTATCCTTAGTGGTGGAATGGAGAATAGAAGAAATCTCATAGGAAATAGTAAGTAGCTGCTAGCTATAGAGTTTGTGCACTGAGGTTCTCATTCTCCATAGTTCACACATTAGATATATTAATAGTGCTAAGCTGCTTTGTGCTACCCTGGAACCTGCAAATACACATTACCCACTATAGTTCTTAGATGATAGACATTCAGTACTGATCTCTTCTTTTTAAAATGGGACTAGTGTTACATGGGATGAGTTGTGTAGGTTCTTGTGGAAACTGTTTGCATACGCTCATTTTAATATTTATCTGGTTATACACAGTGATATCCTTTTAGGTTTGATGAAAAGATTGGTCAAGGACCGAGCTTCAGATTTAAAAGTTCTGATCACCTCTGCGACTCTTGATGGTTTGAAAGTTTCAGAGTTCTTCTCAGGATGCCCTGTGTTAAACATTCCTGGAACTTTATTCCCTGTGGAGAAATTTTACAGCACTGAGCGCCCAACAAATTATATAGAATCTTCACTCAGGACAGCTATAGGTAAGAAGAACCCTCTTTTTTGGTGTAACCTTTTGCATTTTTGTGATCGTCCTGTCAATATTGTTAGTTTATCTGTGTTCTGCATGTGCATTGCGTCACTCAGAAACTTATTCATTATTATCAATGGAGATAATGTTTGTGACAAAGGCCGCATGTTTATTTTGGTATGTGCCATGAAGAATGGTCATTACAGTGGTAAGAGGGAAACTGGGTTGCTGCCATGGGTCCTTATGTTGGACACACTGTCACTATTCTACTATGAAATTGGTCGATAGGGAGGAAAGAGCCAAGGAAGAAATTCTCTTTATGTCTTAGCTGCCTAGTGTAATATAATGTGGAGTGGCGTTACAAATACCAGGGTCTCGCAATCCTGTACGCTTTCCTACAATTCAATTAACTCGGGTCTCCTTTGAGCCTCTCAGTACAAAGGAATATGCTAGCCCCATTTGAATTCTTGTGCATCCACAATAGTACTGCCAGGTTTATCTAATGGATAGTACACTTTATCGCTAAAGTCTTAACACAGAAAACAACTGTGGGTATATGATGATTGGCAGTGATTGTACCATCAGTTTTGCAGTACTTCACAAAGTGAAAAGGTTGACCAACAATAACTTATCTCAAGAACCTTAGTCAATTATGATGGGCTTGAATCATGGTCATCTCAAGGTGGCCCTGTTTGGAGCAGCTTCTGCTTGTGCCAAATCCACTTAAGCCGAATCCACTTATGTAGAAGCTTAGATTCTGCTTATTGATAAGCTGCTGCAATTATGTCAAGCACAGCTTTTGCTTTTTATGTGGAGATGCTGAGAAATAAGTTGCGCCCTGCATTGGCTTTTATGAGCCTCCTTTTGAACTTAATTGTTAgcaatatattttggaaacTATGAAAAATCTGAACTATTCATATGTAGTGTCTGGTCACTCTACCTCGCTATTTTGGCCTTTCTTCTCTTTTAATGAAATAATACCTTGGTCTCATGCGTATTCGTGTAAAGAGTCTTAACGAGGGTATGGTTCAAATTAGGTTCATATCTCTTTTTATATCACATATCTATGACATGGGAATATTATAGTTACATTTTTACGTTTTGTTGATTTGTTCAATGTTTGAGTTACTTAATGTTTACAACTTCTTAAACTTTTAAATTCTCATTTCTTTCACTAACAAAACTGAAAAATGTTTGTTATCAGATATCCATGCCAAGGAACCCCCTGGGGATGTCTTAATATTTATGACAGGAAAGGTCAGCACCTCAAGATTTGTCATTGTTTACCCCTTACCCCTTTCTTTCTGCAATTTTTAAGTATATTTTTGTAGTCGCTGGCATCATGGCCTTAATTGACATTTATACTGGAACTGCCGAGAAATATATTACACGGTATCCAATAATGAGTCAAGTAGAACAACCGCTGTAATGGTACCTTATAACCCTCCGCAATCTGTTTACCTTACAATCGCCGAACCAAAAGCTCCTTTTTTATCAATGTAGGAATTTCTCCCCCTTTTTTATCGTAGTGCTGAATATTAATAATTTTGTGGATATTTAATTCCTATTGATATAAGAAGTTCtagtttctttttcttgtagGATTAATAGGGAAACCTATATTGTATTCCCCGAGTATAATATGTAAAGATAACTTTTATTGGTGCTTATGCTTATTCTTTCCTTTATTAATTATGTTTTGTCTGCTCATGCTGAACTATGATTATTTGAGATTTCTGCAGGATGATATTGACAAGATGGTCTCAAAATTGGAGGAGAGAATTCAAAATCTTGAGGAAGGCTCCTGTATGGATGCTCTTgtccttcctcttcatggttcTTTGCCACCTGAACTGCAGGCAAGTTCCAAGCCATTTTGCTCCTCTCAGCCTTCCAACCAAACTTTGCTATTATATTACAGGATAAATACCATACCCTTGCAGTCCTTCACATTTAGTTTTCTATTTCTTCCTTCTGTTAAACATTTATCATGCTCTGCAGTGTTTCTGATTTTGCACACTTCTCATTTAGGTTAGGGTATTTGCTCCAGCACCTCCGAACTGTCGACGCTTCATTGTTGCAACAAATGTTGCTGAAACTTCTCTGACTGTAGATGGAGTCGTGTAAGCAGCAAATCAGTTGAGGAGCATGTGCTTTTCATTTCCATCTTCAGATCGTAGTTCTTGTATTTAAATTGGAGTGACAAATTTGCTTGGTGTTTTCTGAAGTAGTAATAGAATAGAAAAATAATATGCTAGCAATGGATTATAGTGACATCGACTACTCTGCTAATAAGAAACACTGACATATTTAGTTTATTATTTAGAAGAGACGTGTtattcaaaaataaatcatgTAAGCTGTTGTCACCTGAGAATTTTGTGTCACTGTCTAAAATACATGTAgtttaaaattttataaaaaaCTTCAATAACTTTTGAGTGCATGTGGAATTGCTTACAGTTCATGCTGCGATTTTTTAATGTGATTGCATTTAATTATTTTACCATTTATACTAATAGCTGAGTACTCCTTTTTCGTTAGTCCTGTCTATATGATGTCTAGAGACCAAGGTGGTgctaaaataaatatatatatttattggaACTAAATCATGCATAGCCCTGTATGACATTTTGGTGTCGCTGGACATCTTTTACGCCACTTATAGCAGCAGTAGAGTGCGCAGAAACTTAAAATCGCCATACTGTAGATCCCCTAACTGGTAAATATTTGAAACAAACATAAACACTATAGCTTTAGAAAAGGAGGGAGAGCTGTAACTAGAAACATTACGTTAATCAGGATGCATGCCAACACTCTCACGGTGCAACTGGTCAGCAGAACATGCCAGAGAAGCGGTTTGCTGAGCCAGCCCGAGTTCGAGTTGCGGCACAATCTTCTTAAGACAAAATCAGGGGGACGTCTCTCCCCCTGGTCGAGATGTTTTGTTAATCAGGATGCATGAAGTGATGCATGAAAGTTTAGCTGTTGACCTGCAAGTGAGCAACTGCCCAACAGAAACTATCAAACTTCTCAATCTTTATTTTGTTGTTGAATACTTAAAATGGCTGTATATTAGTTATTTTTCCTTCAGGTGTTCTATATTTGTATGTTTGCACAGAGATTTTAATGATATTATTTCCTATTTCTTTAGGTTTGTGATTGATTGTGGCTATGTAAAGCAACGTCAATATAATCCATCAAGTGGAATGTATTCTCTTGATGTAGTTCAGATCAGCAGGTAAATAATTTGACATATGCTTATATGTGCCTGCATCTTGTTCACTGTCATATTACTTCCATTCTTATATGTCTAGTTTTAATTGTCAACATGCACTGATGATTTTAATGAATAATTAGAGTGCAGGCTGATCAGCGAGCAGGGCGAGCTGGAAGAACTCGACCCGGCAAGTGCTATAGGCTATACCCAATGTCTATATATCAAAAGGAGTTTCTTGAGGCTACAGTTCCTGAAATTCAACGCTCTTCTCTTGCTGGAAGTGTTTTATATCTGAAATCATTAAATCTTCCAGACATTAATATCCTGAAGTTTGATTTTCTAGATCCACCATCACGTAAGATAACACTTCAACTTCTTACAGTTCTAATTATTCTTCTGGACCTGCCTGAAAACATCTCGTTATTGCCTAGTTACTTATTATGCACAGAGTTTGATGGATTACTTCTATTTTACTGTCTTCTAAAGCATTGTAAATTTAAATTTGCTATTTTCTATGGAAATAGTAAATTTTGTAATTACTTATTACTATGAAGTCGTGTGAAGAAATTACTTTTGGGACGATTGTTATGGGGCTAGTTGTGGTTGGAGGAGGTGGTTTCTCAGGGTGGATGGTATGGTGGGGGCAATGAGCTTTATCGCCAGCAAAGGCAGCAACCTGTGATGGTTGACGGTCTTCATAGAGGTGGGTGCCTGGGCAGTGGATTTGGCTTGACCAGGGGCGGGCGGTAGCGGAAAGGAGGGTGAGAGGGAGCTTTGAGGGAAAATCAGTTTTCTGGTTAATCCTAATCCATATGGGTACAGCTAAAGATGTAATCTTATGGATATGATCCACCCCGCCTAATACAATTAAAACTTTCCTCAAACCTCTCTTAATCTATAAGATAATGTGCTGGCGGGCCCCActtggagaggaagggaggctgCAGAATGCCAGCCGCACCCTCCAGTGGCTGCAAAAGGTAGGTGGTGTTTGTGGCTGCTGCCTCTGGATCGGGTTGGCTGCTTGGCCATGGGCCTTATGCCCATAACATTAATGTTCAAAACTATACTTACAAAAGATATCCATGGCCAAAAGGAAGTAGTTGTGTGCCTTGTAGGTGGTGTTTGTGGCTGCTGCCTCTGGGTCGGGTTGGCTGCTTGGCCCATGGGCCTTATGCCCATAACATTAATGTTCAAAACTATACTTACAAAAGATATCCATGGCCAAAAGGAAGTAGTTGTGTGCCCTGTAATAAATAAAATCGAAAGTATGTTCTGTGGCTTCTGCCTACTTTTTTCTTATTTCACGAATGGTCTGCAGGTGAGTCATTAGAAGATGCTTTGAGGCAATTATACCTTATTGATGCAATTGATGAAAATGGACAAATAACAGATGTTGGACGCATTATGGCAGGTATCCCGGATCTGTCTGCTTCTATTGAAATTAAATGGTTATTCAAAGCCTTCTTGAGCTGTTTATTTGCAGACTATTGTATGTTTAACATCTTTTAACCTGAAATTTGGGCATATCTAATTTAATATTCCTTAACTTTGAAGGATCAAGCCATACAAGTTGTGAATGACACTATAATGTAATGCTGTCATCTTGTTTCCATTCTCTGTAATTTCAGTGCCTTTAGTATTGTGTCCTTGGAATTCCTTACTGATCGAACAACATGGACAGTATGTAGGCATGTATCAGTTGGTGCTTCTACATTGCAATGTTAACATACCTTGAATTCTTGAGACATGATTGTTATTTTGTCTCTGATTTACATGTTTTTGTTTCAAGCATCAGTCAGTATATATCATGTTGATGTTTAATTAGTAATTGAATGGTTAAAATAATTCTAGTCAGAAACATGTCACACGATTTGACTGTTTCCATGTTTGATGAATTCATCTGATTCTAAAATGTGCCCCTTGTGGAACGGTGATTCTATACGCTACAAGTTCTTGTAGCATAATGGAATTGTAGCTTATAGATGAGCACAATAATTACACATAAAAATTTAAGCAATAGGTATTCATAAGAGCTCACGAGTTAGGGATCCAAAAGGGAGCATTTAATGTGTTAGTAGAGTTAAATTTAGTGTGAGCATGAAACATCTATGTGAAGTAGTTGTAGAATGTTGTTTTCTATGATGTGGATGTATGCACTATATAAGCTTCTATGTTGACTCTTTATATGGGATAAGTTTGCTTGGGCCCACTACTGTTGGAATATTTTAATTTCTTTGTCTAAGGATAAAATTCTGTACAGAACTCCCCCTGGAACCTTCTCTTTCAAGGACTTTGATTGAAGCGAATGAATTGGGATGTCTGTCTCAGGCATTAACTGTTGCTGCGATTTTGTCAGCGGAAATAACATTGCGATCAACTAGAAGGTGAtcccccctcttcctcctctcatgCACTCTACTATTCGCAGTCATATGATAGACTTGTACTATATACAGCAAGGACATGGAGGGAAAGAGGAAAAGGCAAGAGCTTCCGGATGGTTCTGGCTGGGGTGACCATATACAATTGCTTCAGATATTCGAAAGCTGGGACCAAACAGGATATGATCCACGATGGTGCTCTGATCATGATTTGCAGGTGACTGAAAAAAACATTTTTCTAATATGTTTAATGAAACTTAGCCATGCTTGGTAGTTCAGTAAAAGTAAATTCAGTCGTCTTCGATCACTGAAGGAACAAAAGACATCACCTGAATTTTCCACAAAATACCCTAGTGATGGTTGTCCTCATGCAGTTTCATGATAGAAATCATTCCCACACCTTTCATCTGATTTCTCAGGTGGAGAAAAGGGAATGCTGTACAGAAATGAATCAATAAGATAGTAGTAACAATTTTCAGTTATCTGTTCAAACATAAGGATCTTgtagttttttattttatagTGCTTGAAAGCTTGGGTTTGTACATATTTACGAAAGTCTATTTTATATCAATGCAAGGCTACTCAAAGGCCATCATATTGATGCTACTATCATGACTGTTTGCTTTATTCTGCTTGGTGACTTTTGCCCTCGCTCCAACAGCTTTCCAATGCATTCTATGATTTACTACACGCAGGCTCAAAGCTGCCATTGTTATGCTTACGGTCACCTAAGGATACAACTCAGCTTTATAAAGCTGAGTATAGATGAGTTTTTTTTCATCAAATGTATATGTTTTAAAGAAAGTAGTTCTAGTTTGTCACCATATATGTATTATATTGGCTGTCTTTTGCAGGTGCGGGGTATGAAATTGAGCAAAGATGTGAGGAACCAACTATGTCAAATTATTCAAAAAATCGcaaaaggtcaattctctagcTTTTGTTTTATCTCAGTCCTGAAATCAATGATAAAGCAGATCCCTTTGAAAGATAAGCGACAAAGTAGTGGCTCAGCTAACTAGTTCATTTTTGTCCCACTTCTGTTGTTTGAAATCTGGATTAGTTCAATTAAATGAGTTTTGTGTCGACCCAATGACCCAGAGGAGGCAAAACTTGCATCCCTAGTGCTGACACTGTTTTTGAGCTTCTTCCTCTTAAGATAATTTGAAGTATCAGTTTTGTTTTGAAGGATTACCTAAAAGAGGTGTTTTGATACAGCAGTTTATGTAGCATAGGTGGTCGCTGTTGATTTTATTAGAGTCTAGGCGACTGGTTTTgttatttgatttgatttgaaggTCAGCTTGTAAAACCCGAAGGGGTCATATAAATGTAAAGAGCAACTGATGAATTGGTCTTTTGTGCCCAGAACTCAATGTAGTTGTCTGAAATATCTGCTTTTACTAAGGTCTGCTTGTTACTGAAAGTAAGCACAAGGTCAGCCTGTCAGATATTTAAAAAGAatacgcccccccccccccccccctttaaTGCTGCATCATGAGTTGTCACTTAATGGGATTGCCCTAATTTGTTCATAACTTTGAATCTCAAGTTACCCAAGATCCCTAAAGACATAATGGGAAAACAGGCAAGTTAACTTGAAATTTTATTAAGTTTAGGTCCAACTGATGTGCATGCAAGGAAAAGCCGGAAGAGTGACCCCGACTATAGAAAGTTAAGGAGAGCTCTATGTGTAGGATATGGTAACCAGCTAGCTGAGAGGATGCTGCATCACAATGGGTACCATACTGTTGGCTATAGGACCCAACTTGTACAGGTACTGAATTCTGTAATTTCTTTGCCAGATTTATTTTGTTGTAATGTTATAGCTTGCCAAAATTTAAGGGGGAGTGGAATAGTCCTGAACCATTTTACTTATAAGATCAGCACCACCCTACTGAACATAGAAACTGCTGGTAGCTACTTGAATTGTTTCCTAGGGTGCCTTGTCTTGAGGAAATGCTGCTTGCTGTTATGCTTTCTTGCAGAACAGTACTCTAGATATGCCAAAAACATTCGACAGTTTATAATGAAGAGCACATACCACACTTAATCGTATATATGAGCAATAGTTGGTGGTGTGCAATACAAATGAAGCTTTTAATGGCATATTTAATCTCTTGATGAACTTATTCACGAACATATTTAATCTCTTGATGAGCAATAGTTGGTGGTGTGTAATTTGGGAATTTGAATGGTGAACTTCTTTTGCAGGTGCACCCATCTTCTGTACTGGAAGGTGATGAGTACGGGAAGTTTCCTGTGTATGTTGTTTATCATGAGCTGATAAGTACAACTCGTCCGTACATGAGAAACA
This genomic window from Setaria viridis chromosome 8, Setaria_viridis_v4.0, whole genome shotgun sequence contains:
- the LOC117867034 gene encoding probable pre-mRNA-splicing factor ATP-dependent RNA helicase DEAH4 isoform X2, translating into MPSPSPPVLPISEHEDEIVAAVDTNPVVVVIGETGSGKSTQLSQILHRRGYTRRGAIAVTQPRRVAAVSVSRRVAQELGVPLGDEVGYAIRFEDRTSERTCIKYLTDGVLLRESLSNPDLKQYSVIILDEAHERSLNTDILLGLMKRLVKDRASDLKVLITSATLDGLKVSEFFSGCPVLNIPGTLFPVEKFYSTERPTNYIESSLRTAIDIHAKEPPGDVLIFMTGKDDIDKMVSKLEERIQNLEEGSCMDALVLPLHGSLPPELQVRVFAPAPPNCRRFIVATNVAETSLTVDGVVFVIDCGYVKQRQYNPSSGMYSLDVVQISRVQADQRAGRAGRTRPGKCYRLYPMSIYQKEFLEATVPEIQRSSLAGSVLYLKSLNLPDINILKFDFLDPPSRESLEDALRQLYLIDAIDENGQITDVGRIMAELPLEPSLSRTLIEANELGCLSQALTVAAILSAEITLRSTRSKDMEGKRKRQELPDGSGWGDHIQLLQIFESWDQTGYDPRWCSDHDLQVRGMKLSKDVRNQLCQIIQKIAKGAPIFCTGR
- the LOC117867034 gene encoding probable pre-mRNA-splicing factor ATP-dependent RNA helicase DEAH4 isoform X1, whose product is MPSPSPPVLPISEHEDEIVAAVDTNPVVVVIGETGSGKSTQLSQILHRRGYTRRGAIAVTQPRRVAAVSVSRRVAQELGVPLGDEVGYAIRFEDRTSERTCIKYLTDGVLLRESLSNPDLKQYSVIILDEAHERSLNTDILLGLMKRLVKDRASDLKVLITSATLDGLKVSEFFSGCPVLNIPGTLFPVEKFYSTERPTNYIESSLRTAIDIHAKEPPGDVLIFMTGKDDIDKMVSKLEERIQNLEEGSCMDALVLPLHGSLPPELQVRVFAPAPPNCRRFIVATNVAETSLTVDGVVFVIDCGYVKQRQYNPSSGMYSLDVVQISRVQADQRAGRAGRTRPGKCYRLYPMSIYQKEFLEATVPEIQRSSLAGSVLYLKSLNLPDINILKFDFLDPPSRESLEDALRQLYLIDAIDENGQITDVGRIMAELPLEPSLSRTLIEANELGCLSQALTVAAILSAEITLRSTRSKDMEGKRKRQELPDGSGWGDHIQLLQIFESWDQTGYDPRWCSDHDLQVRGMKLSKDVRNQLCQIIQKIAKGPTDVHARKSRKSDPDYRKLRRALCVGYGNQLAERMLHHNGYHTVGYRTQLVQVHPSSVLEGDEYGKFPVYVVYHELISTTRPYMRNICAVDQAWVEPILKKLEKLDINRLSGGSALKDSEPLEDKQVNMPKKAVDVKQSEVDSKIQAARERYLARKGKK